From Anopheles funestus chromosome 3RL, idAnoFuneDA-416_04, whole genome shotgun sequence, a single genomic window includes:
- the LOC125767056 gene encoding uncharacterized protein LOC125767056 isoform X2: MTNSQIFTPTLPYVGRLPGELRYGARIKLRGHFREPENTIHIILQKEALLNPQDDLPLYIMIHPGRKEIVRNHLCSDCSSGQVERVDNCPIECGQDFELTLVPSSGGFEILLHGSLLHTFTYRTPLATARYLFVSSGCVIFAINYENWNVTTSEQPHRPQTPSAPPLQAPQLYPTLENEPQQQQQQQQQHHQQRSIHFQQQRAQKNHHHGNNLRELVLQVLPLVQLAASQLQANENNTPTNGNDGNGLRIANNLAHLLPLFQPAVEQRPKRIKTQRTNRWSFPRMCNAEIMPAMFLTCSMGLMKLFRFLTIAFVFGYIGYVFSRNTPWNIAWK, translated from the exons ATGACCAACTCACAGATATTTACTCCG ACCTTGCCCTACGTTGGACGACTGCCTGGCGAGCTACGGTATGGGGCAAGAATTAAGTTACGAGGTCACTTCCGTGAACCGGAAAACACCATCCACATCATACTGCAAAAGGAAGCGTTGCTGAATCCACAGGACGATCTACCGCTGTACATAATGATTCATCCCGGCCGGAAGGAAATCGTCCGTAATCATCTGTGCAGTGATTGTTCCAGCGGGCAAGTGGAACGTGTCGACAACTGTCCGATCGAGTGTGGTCAGGATTTCGAGCTTACGCTAGTGCCTTCCAGTGGTGGTTTCGAAATTCTGCTCCACGGTTCCCTGCTCCATACATTCACCTATCGTACGCCGCTTGCAACTGCCCGCTATCTCTTCGTTTCCAGTGGCTGTGTAATTTTTGCAATTAACTACGAAAATTGGAATGTGACCACGAGTGAACAACCGCACCGGCCACAAACACCAT cagcaCCTCCACTGCAAGCACCCCAACTCTACCCAACATTGGAAAATGaaccacagcaacagcagcagcaacaacaacagcatcacCAACAACGATCGATACACTTTCAGCAACAACGTGCCCAAAAGAATCATCACCATGGTAACAATCTCCGGGAGCTTGTACTACAGGTGTTACCCCTTGTGCAACTTGCTGCATCTCAGCTGCAAgcgaacgaaaacaacacTCCCACCAATGGTAACGATGGTAACGGTTTGCGAATTGCCAATAACCTTGCACACCTACTGCCACTGTTTCAACCGGCTGTGGAACAACGGCCAAAGCGCATCAAAACGCAACGAACAAACCGGTGGTCCTTTCCGCGAATGTGCAATGCCGAAATAATGCCGGCCATGTTTCTG ACATGTTCGATGGGCCTGATGAAACTGTTTCGTTTCCTGACCATTGCCTTCGTATTTGGATACATTGGTTATGTATTTTCAAGAAACACACCCTGGAATATagcatggaaatga
- the LOC125767056 gene encoding uncharacterized protein LOC125767056 isoform X1: MTNSQIFTPTLPYVGRLPGELRYGARIKLRGHFREPENTIHIILQKEALLNPQDDLPLYIMIHPGRKEIVRNHLCSDCSSGQVERVDNCPIECGQDFELTLVPSSGGFEILLHGSLLHTFTYRTPLATARYLFVSSGCVIFAINYENWNVTTSEQPHRPQTPCETFISLHHQITIATVGESVWRDNYFYFFVFFFAAAPPLQAPQLYPTLENEPQQQQQQQQQHHQQRSIHFQQQRAQKNHHHGNNLRELVLQVLPLVQLAASQLQANENNTPTNGNDGNGLRIANNLAHLLPLFQPAVEQRPKRIKTQRTNRWSFPRMCNAEIMPAMFLTCSMGLMKLFRFLTIAFVFGYIGYVFSRNTPWNIAWK, from the exons ATGACCAACTCACAGATATTTACTCCG ACCTTGCCCTACGTTGGACGACTGCCTGGCGAGCTACGGTATGGGGCAAGAATTAAGTTACGAGGTCACTTCCGTGAACCGGAAAACACCATCCACATCATACTGCAAAAGGAAGCGTTGCTGAATCCACAGGACGATCTACCGCTGTACATAATGATTCATCCCGGCCGGAAGGAAATCGTCCGTAATCATCTGTGCAGTGATTGTTCCAGCGGGCAAGTGGAACGTGTCGACAACTGTCCGATCGAGTGTGGTCAGGATTTCGAGCTTACGCTAGTGCCTTCCAGTGGTGGTTTCGAAATTCTGCTCCACGGTTCCCTGCTCCATACATTCACCTATCGTACGCCGCTTGCAACTGCCCGCTATCTCTTCGTTTCCAGTGGCTGTGTAATTTTTGCAATTAACTACGAAAATTGGAATGTGACCACGAGTGAACAACCGCACCGGCCACAAACACCATGTGAGACGTTTATTTCTTTACACCATCAGATAACGATTGCGACTGTTGGCGAATCGGTGTGGAGggacaattatttttatttctttgtttttttttttgcagcagcaCCTCCACTGCAAGCACCCCAACTCTACCCAACATTGGAAAATGaaccacagcaacagcagcagcaacaacaacagcatcacCAACAACGATCGATACACTTTCAGCAACAACGTGCCCAAAAGAATCATCACCATGGTAACAATCTCCGGGAGCTTGTACTACAGGTGTTACCCCTTGTGCAACTTGCTGCATCTCAGCTGCAAgcgaacgaaaacaacacTCCCACCAATGGTAACGATGGTAACGGTTTGCGAATTGCCAATAACCTTGCACACCTACTGCCACTGTTTCAACCGGCTGTGGAACAACGGCCAAAGCGCATCAAAACGCAACGAACAAACCGGTGGTCCTTTCCGCGAATGTGCAATGCCGAAATAATGCCGGCCATGTTTCTG ACATGTTCGATGGGCCTGATGAAACTGTTTCGTTTCCTGACCATTGCCTTCGTATTTGGATACATTGGTTATGTATTTTCAAGAAACACACCCTGGAATATagcatggaaatga